The nucleotide window TGAAACAATCATATCTTCAGTTGCTGAAAATTTACCACCATAACCTACACTTTGACCTTTTTTTAAAGTTCTAGTTGAAATTCTATTTGCCCAAAGTGACATAACAGGTTTTAATTTTGGAAATTTAAATACATCTGCATTATCTATGTATCCATAAGTTGCTATTCCCACTCTTGCAAAATCTTCATCAAAATCTGATGTTCTAAAAAGTGCTGCTGAGTTACAAGAATGGAAAGCCGGAATAGGTAAAGAAAGTTGTTCACATATTTTTTTCACATTCTCTTTAATACTAGAAAAAACGGCTTTTTGCCAGAAAAAGTTTGTTGATAATTCATCAGCACCTTTATGATGTGTGAATACTCCTGTAATGTGTATATTTCTCTTAGAAAGCCCTAAAATAGCCTTTTCTAGCTCAGAAGGTTTTATTCCACTTCTGTGCATTCCTGTATCAATTTTGATATGGACATTTGAATTTATGGGTAGTCTTTCAATGTCTTCACATGTGTTGAGTGCTATGTGAAAAGTATGTGAATAAGTGTGAAAAGATTTTTCTGCAAGTATTACAATATAATCAAAGAATTTTTCAATTTTAAGTGCATCATCTATTGTTCTAACGACTGCTTTTTTAATTCCATATTCACTTGCAAGTTTTCCTATTTCAATAAGTCCATGTCCATAAGCATTATCTTTTAAAACAACTGCAACCTTTTCAATTGAGCCAGCTTTTTTTGAAATAATATCTAGATTGTAAAATAGATTTTCTTTTCTTAATAAGATTTTTGCCAAAATTAATCCTTTGAGGCTATAAAATAATTTAAAATTGTATTTGCATCTTTTTCATTTAATACATTTTTTAATTCTTCTAAAGATGCATTTTTTATTTTTTCAAATTCTCCAAAATATAAAAGAAGCTTTTTGATTTTTGCTTCACCAATTCCTTTGATTTGTAATAAAGAAATTTGTTTATCTTGGGCTCTTTTCTGTTTTTTATGGAATGTTATAGCAAATCTGTGAGCTTCATCCCTTTGTCTTTGAACGAATTGTAATCTTTTATCACTTGTTAATAAGTTAAAACTTTTAAATTCACCATTTTTATTTTTATAATGAATTATATCTTTTGCTGCACCTTTTGCTCTGTGAGCTTTTGCATCAAGTTTTTCTTTTGCAATTGCAATAATATCAAGATTAACTCCAACAGATTGTACTATGTCATATGCCAGTTTCAAAAGAGTTTCTCCACCATCTATTATCCACAAATCAGGTGCCGGATTTTTTTCAAAACTTTCAACTCTTCTTATTAACATTTCTCTCATTTGAGAGTATTCGTCTTTTGATTCAAGATTATAGTGTCTAAAAGCTTTTTTATCAAAAGAGTTTAAAGTTTCATTCCAAACTATCATAGCTCCAACAGTTGCTTGTCCCATCATATGAGAGTTATCAAAACTTTCAATTATATATGGAAGAGTTTGAAGAGTAAATAACTCTTTTAAATCCTCATAAATAGAAGTTTGATTTTTTGATGATTCTAGTCTTAAAAGTTCATCACAGTTATTAAAGGCAATTTGAACAATATCTTTTTTCTTATCTTTTTTAGGATTTATAATTTTTATCTTTTTATTAAATCTTGTATATAAAAATTCTTCAATCTCTTTTGTTTCTTCTAATTCACATCCAACTAAAATCTCTTTTGGTAAAAGAGGAATTTCATTGTCATAATAGTTTATAATAGCTCTTTTATAAGCCTCTTCATAATCAAAATCAAACTCTTGTGTAAAATTATCAATTTTTAAAAAGTCATGACTTGATGAAGTTAATTTTCCATCTCTTAAAAACATTCGTACAATTACTGCTTTTTTATTGTTTGTAGTTATTACGAAAATATCAATATCTTCATTTGTAGCTAAATCAATTCCAGTTTTTATTTGTGATTTTTCAATAGTTTTGATTCTATCTCTTAAAGTCATTGCCTCTTCAAATCTAAAATCATTTGAATATTGAAGCATTTTTTCATTTAGTTTAGAAATGAGTTTTGTTTTATTATAGATAAATTCTAAGGCATTTTCTACTATTTTTGCATAATCATCTTTTGAAATCTTATTTTCGCACGGAGCATAACATTTTTGTATTTGATGAAATAGACAAGCTTTTTTACCTTTTACACAAGATTTTTTTTGAACTAATGGAACAATCTCATAAATGCTATCAAGCATATCTTTTGCACCTGTTGAATAAGGTCCAAAATATTTTATATTTTTGCTTTTATGTATTTTTCTTGTGATTTCAAGTCTTGGAAAATCTTCATTGTAATCAATAAAAATATATGGATATGTTTTATCATCACGAAGTAAAATATTATATTTTGGTTTTAATTGCTTGATTAATGAATTTTCTAAAATAAGTGCATCATGTTCATTTGGTACAACAATCCACTCAAGAGCTTCAACTTCGCTAATCATTTTATAAATTCTTGGACTTAGTTTATCTGCTGGTTGTAGTTTTGGCACAAATTTAAAATATGACTTAACTCTATTTTTTAGAACTTTTGCTTTTCCAATATAAAGTAAATGACCATCTTTATCAAAGTATTGATAAACTCCCGAATCATTAGGAAGTTGTTTTAGTTTCTCATGTAAATTCATTTTAGAATAATACCCTAAAGAGTTTTAAATATGTAAAAAAAATTCATGTATATAATATAAACAATTAATATCTCTAATCTTTATAAAATAAGACTAGAATGAAAAGAAGGATAAAAAATGAAAGTTATTGAATTAAACAGAGAAGAGTATCTTATCTCAGTAAAAAAAATTGCTGATTTTAAAAGTTTATCATTTTCAAAAAATGCTCTTGAATGGTGGGATAATTATTATAGTTGGGAAAAATTTCCACCAATTTGTTTAATTAATGATAAAAACAAACATTTATGTTATTTATTTTACTCTATTTCAAAAGATAATGAATATTTAACTATTCATAATTTATTAACACCAAATATACATAGACATAATGGATATGCTTATAAATTATTAAAATATCTTTTTAATCATTTATCAAATCAAGATATTAAAAGATTTAAGATGAATTGTGTGAGTTCGTCTTTAGATTTTTATAATAAATTAGGATTGGAATATTGGGGAATAAATGATTTATCTCAATATTATTGTGATTTCAAAATGCCAAATTTAGATATTAGTGAAATTCCTCAAATAGTAAAAGATTCAAAATTAAGTGAATTAAGTGATGAAAGAGTTTTACAAATATTTGAATCATTAAAAAACAACGGAACAACATTGGATGATAAGATGAAAGAAAAATTTGAAGATTCTAAAGAAAAACTAAAAGGCAAATATCATTTTGATTTACTTCTAAAAAGAGCTATAAAAGTTAAAAATGATATATGACAGTTTTATTTCTTGAATCTTTTTTTGCAATATAAAGCGCTCGATCTGCTCTTAATATAATAGAATCTAAATCTTCATCATCATCTTTTAGTTGGCTAATTCCTAAGCTAATAGTAATTTTTACATCAATTTCATCATTTTTATAACTTGAAGTTTCGACTATATTTCTTAGTTTTTCTGCAAGAATAAATGCGCTATTTTCATTAGTATTATTTAATAAAATAGTAAACTCTTCTCCACCAGTTCTTGCAAGAATATCTGATTTTCTTACACATTTTGACATTTTATTTGCAATAAGTTTTAAAATTTCATCTCCAATATGATGACCATAATTATCATTTATTTGTTTAAAAAAATCAATATCAATACAAATTATTGATAAATCATTTTTTTCTCTTTTTGCTAAATGAAAAGCTTTTATTCCAATATCAAAAAAATGTCGTCGATTTGATAAATTTGTTAAATAATCAATAGTTGAAATTTCTAGTAATTTTTTATTTGCTCTTCTTAACTCTTTTGTTCTTTGATTAACTTTACTTTCAAGAGTTTTATTTAGTTTCATGATATTTAATTCTCTTGTATAAATAGAATGAATTGTAAATGTAATAATTATTATGAATATAATCGAAGTAAAAAATGTAACAAGATAAAGTAAATTGGTTTTTGAGTTTATAATCTCTATATTTTCTGTATAATGTTCAGTTGGAATACTAACTCTTATTCCTCCAATTATATCTCCAACTTTATAGTTATTTGTATTATGACACTCCAGACAAGATACTTCAACTTTTAAAGGTGCAACAAAATCATATTTATATTTTCCTATACTTGTATAAAATTCTTCATTACTATTTTTCAAACTCTTTAATGCAAGTTTTTCAAAATCATCAGGAGCATTTATTGGATTCAGAGGGTTCAAACTGGTAATTTTGAAAAAATAATTTTCTTTTTTGTTAGACATTTCTGATATTTGTCTTGTCATCCAAGCAGGATTCATTTTTATAAGTAATTCACCATTTTTAGTATATTCATGATTATCTTGTAAATAAGGATTTGGTTTTATTCCATCATGTGCTTTTATATAAACTGCACCGTGATCAGAACTCCATTTTCTGGTATTTACTATGTTATTAAATAGTGTTGATGCTTGTTGAAATAATATTTTTTCAGAAATCTTTTGATAATCATTTTTTGTATCACTTATATATTTTATTATAAAAAGTGTAAAACAAAATATCATTGTAACTGTAAAATAAATAAGTAAATTTTTATTTTTCATAGACATCTTTTTAATTATTTTATAATAATTATAGCATAAAAATAATTTTTTATGCTAGTAAAATATAATATTGTTATTCATAATTTATAAACCATAAAGTACAAAGATTTTTATATATTTTTTTATAAAGTTCTAATTTTTTAATATCATTTTTTTTAATTTTTTTTAAATATGTTTTTAATAATATTTTTTCTTCTATATTATTTAATGAAAACTCTATACAAACAGAAGCTAAATCAAAAAATTTATCATTTGTTCCAACATATTCCCAATCAATTATTTTTATTTTATTATTTCTAAAAATTATATTTTTGGGATTTAGATCATGATGCGTTAAAACTAATTCTTTTTTGTACTTTTTTAATATATTGAGATTTTTAAAAGAGTTTTGTAAAAGTTTTTGACTTTTTTCATCTTTTAGAATTTTTTTATATGAAAGTAAATCTTTTTTTATATTATAAGATATAGTTTTTATTTTTATTTGATGTAGTTTTTTTATTTTTAAAACAAGAGTTTTAAGTTCATGAGTTTTCAATTTTGTTTTATGAAATCCCTTTTGATATTCATAAACCATAAATTTATTATTTAAAAAAATAGGTTTTGAACAAATATCTTTTTTGTATGCAAGTTTTTGGATTTTAAATTCAAATTCTCTACTAATATTTACACTACTATTTGATTTGAAAACTCTGATTACATAAGAGTTGATAGATGTTTTTAAAAGATAACTTATATTATTAAACCCTTGATTTTTTAGTAATTCAAGGCTTAATAATTTTTCTTTAAAAATATTATATGTTTCTAATTCTTCAATAGTCAAAACTTATATACTCTTTTTTCCATTGTTTAAATGCAATTATTGCAAGAATAGTATATATTGAAAATAAAACAGCTGTTAAATAAAAACCTTTATGTATATAAATATAAATCGAAACAGCATCTATAACAACCCAATAAAGCCAATTTTCTAATACTTTTTTTGTAAGCATATAAGTAGCAAAAACAGCAAAAACAGTTGTAAATGTATCTAAATATGCATAATCTGCTCTTGTATAATTTGCCATATAATATCCCAAACATAAAGAGATAATTGTCAAAGAAAGGATGATTTTTATATTTTTAGAAAAACTATAACTACTTATTTCAAGTTCTTTTTCTATTTGGGTTATATTTCCAAATTTCCAAGAATACCAACCATAAAGAGCCATTATTAGATAAAAAATATTTAAAAAACTATCCATCAAAAGTGAAGCATCAAAAAACAAAATACTATAAATTAATGTACTAAAAAATGCAGCAGCCCAACACCAAAGATTTTGTTTTATAGCAAGTACTAGATATGTAATTGATAAAAAAACTGCTAACATCTCCCAAGAAGTCATATATGAAATTGCTTCTTGGATATTATTTAAAAAATTTTCTATTTTTTATCCTTTTATAAAAGATTTAATATATCTTTTTCTATTGATTCAGGAGTCGTAGAACTTCCATATCTATTTACAATATTTCCATCTTTATCAACTAAAAATTTTGTAAAGTTCCATTTTATATCTTTTGTTCCTAAAATACCTTTTTGTTCATTTTTTAAAAAAGTATATAAAGGAGATTCATTTTTTCCATTTACATCTATTTTTGCAAACATATCAAATTTTACATCATATGTTAAACTACAAAACTCTTTGATTTTTTCATTTGATTCAGGTTCTTGATTTGCAAATTGATTTGATGGAAATCCTAAAATCATAAAATCTTTATTTTTATATTTCTCAAAAAGAGTTTCTAATCCTTCATATTGACCTGTAAATCCACATTTACTTGCAACATTTACAATCAAAAGAACTTTGCCTTTATATTTTGACATTGAAATCTCTTTACCATCAATTGTTTTTACATTAAAATCATAAATACTCATATTGTTCTCCTTTGAAAATAATGAACTAAAAATCAGCAAAATTAAAAGTAATATCTTTTTTATCATTATAATTCCTTTATTAAATTTTATCTTATCTAAGAGAAATTTTATCCTATTTATCTTTATTTAATATAATGATATATTTACGCTATATTTGTTTGATATTAAAGATTAATTTAAAAATGATACTTTTATAGTATTATCGTTTAGTATTATTATAATTTAGAATTGAGTCATAAAATAATGAGAAGTTTTGTATATACATAAGAGCTTCTAAGCTTTTAATATAAATTTATAATAGGAAAAAAAATGCTTAAAAATTTAAAAGTTGCAAAAAAACTTATTTTGGGTTTTGGAATAGTATCTTTATTAATAGTTGTTTTAGGAATAGTTTCAATAATAAAAATGGAAACAGTTAACGAACAATCTACAATAATGGCAGAAAATTGGATGCCAAGTATTGTTATAACAAATAAAATCAATACAGAAACATCGG belongs to Arcobacter defluvii and includes:
- a CDS encoding alanine racemase, encoding MAKILLRKENLFYNLDIISKKAGSIEKVAVVLKDNAYGHGLIEIGKLASEYGIKKAVVRTIDDALKIEKFFDYIVILAEKSFHTYSHTFHIALNTCEDIERLPINSNVHIKIDTGMHRSGIKPSELEKAILGLSKRNIHITGVFTHHKGADELSTNFFWQKAVFSSIKENVKKICEQLSLPIPAFHSCNSAALFRTSDFDEDFARVGIATYGYIDNADVFKFPKLKPVMSLWANRISTRTLKKGQSVGYGGKFSATEDMIVSNYDVGYGDGFLRLNERKTYTTPKGYKVLGRVSMDNLSLNTDDEKVCIFDDVNALAKVHDTITYEITTTLNPNIEKEIV
- the uvrC gene encoding excinuclease ABC subunit UvrC, translated to MNLHEKLKQLPNDSGVYQYFDKDGHLLYIGKAKVLKNRVKSYFKFVPKLQPADKLSPRIYKMISEVEALEWIVVPNEHDALILENSLIKQLKPKYNILLRDDKTYPYIFIDYNEDFPRLEITRKIHKSKNIKYFGPYSTGAKDMLDSIYEIVPLVQKKSCVKGKKACLFHQIQKCYAPCENKISKDDYAKIVENALEFIYNKTKLISKLNEKMLQYSNDFRFEEAMTLRDRIKTIEKSQIKTGIDLATNEDIDIFVITTNNKKAVIVRMFLRDGKLTSSSHDFLKIDNFTQEFDFDYEEAYKRAIINYYDNEIPLLPKEILVGCELEETKEIEEFLYTRFNKKIKIINPKKDKKKDIVQIAFNNCDELLRLESSKNQTSIYEDLKELFTLQTLPYIIESFDNSHMMGQATVGAMIVWNETLNSFDKKAFRHYNLESKDEYSQMREMLIRRVESFEKNPAPDLWIIDGGETLLKLAYDIVQSVGVNLDIIAIAKEKLDAKAHRAKGAAKDIIHYKNKNGEFKSFNLLTSDKRLQFVQRQRDEAHRFAITFHKKQKRAQDKQISLLQIKGIGEAKIKKLLLYFGEFEKIKNASLEELKNVLNEKDANTILNYFIASKD
- a CDS encoding N-acetyltransferase, producing MKVIELNREEYLISVKKIADFKSLSFSKNALEWWDNYYSWEKFPPICLINDKNKHLCYLFYSISKDNEYLTIHNLLTPNIHRHNGYAYKLLKYLFNHLSNQDIKRFKMNCVSSSLDFYNKLGLEYWGINDLSQYYCDFKMPNLDISEIPQIVKDSKLSELSDERVLQIFESLKNNGTTLDDKMKEKFEDSKEKLKGKYHFDLLLKRAIKVKNDI
- a CDS encoding diguanylate cyclase, which codes for MKNKNLLIYFTVTMIFCFTLFIIKYISDTKNDYQKISEKILFQQASTLFNNIVNTRKWSSDHGAVYIKAHDGIKPNPYLQDNHEYTKNGELLIKMNPAWMTRQISEMSNKKENYFFKITSLNPLNPINAPDDFEKLALKSLKNSNEEFYTSIGKYKYDFVAPLKVEVSCLECHNTNNYKVGDIIGGIRVSIPTEHYTENIEIINSKTNLLYLVTFFTSIIFIIIITFTIHSIYTRELNIMKLNKTLESKVNQRTKELRRANKKLLEISTIDYLTNLSNRRHFFDIGIKAFHLAKREKNDLSIICIDIDFFKQINDNYGHHIGDEILKLIANKMSKCVRKSDILARTGGEEFTILLNNTNENSAFILAEKLRNIVETSSYKNDEIDVKITISLGISQLKDDDEDLDSIILRADRALYIAKKDSRNKTVIYHF
- a CDS encoding choline/ethanolamine kinase family protein produces the protein MTIEELETYNIFKEKLLSLELLKNQGFNNISYLLKTSINSYVIRVFKSNSSVNISREFEFKIQKLAYKKDICSKPIFLNNKFMVYEYQKGFHKTKLKTHELKTLVLKIKKLHQIKIKTISYNIKKDLLSYKKILKDEKSQKLLQNSFKNLNILKKYKKELVLTHHDLNPKNIIFRNNKIKIIDWEYVGTNDKFFDLASVCIEFSLNNIEEKILLKTYLKKIKKNDIKKLELYKKIYKNLCTLWFINYE
- the pnuC gene encoding nicotinamide riboside transporter PnuC, which gives rise to MLAVFLSITYLVLAIKQNLWCWAAAFFSTLIYSILFFDASLLMDSFLNIFYLIMALYGWYSWKFGNITQIEKELEISSYSFSKNIKIILSLTIISLCLGYYMANYTRADYAYLDTFTTVFAVFATYMLTKKVLENWLYWVVIDAVSIYIYIHKGFYLTAVLFSIYTILAIIAFKQWKKEYISFDY
- a CDS encoding glutathione peroxidase, with amino-acid sequence MSIYDFNVKTIDGKEISMSKYKGKVLLIVNVASKCGFTGQYEGLETLFEKYKNKDFMILGFPSNQFANQEPESNEKIKEFCSLTYDVKFDMFAKIDVNGKNESPLYTFLKNEQKGILGTKDIKWNFTKFLVDKDGNIVNRYGSSTTPESIEKDILNLL